The Brachybacterium huguangmaarense genome contains a region encoding:
- a CDS encoding DNA repair helicase XPB, with protein MTDGPLIVQSDKSLLLEVGHPNAPAARAAIAPFAELERAPEHIHTYRITSLGLWNARAAGYDAESVIAALVENSRYPVPHALLIDVADTMDRYGRLQLQSDPAHGLVLHALDRAVLEEIVRAKRVAGMLGERIDEVTVAVHPSERGNLKQALVKLGWPAEDLAGYVDGEHHRIELVEDTWSLRPYQRQAVEGFHLGGSGVVVLPCGAGKTLVGAGAMAQTSRTTLILVTNTVSARQWKDELIRRTSLTEDEIGEYSGTKKEIRPVTIATYQVLTTKRKGVHPHLELMSARDWGLIVYDEVHLLPAPVFRMTADLQARRRLGLTATLVREDGREGEVFSLIGPKRYDAPWKDIEAQGYIAPAVCTEVRVSLPESDRMVHATAEAEDRHRLAATHPAKTAVVEQLAATHAGEPMLVIGQYLDQLEEISERLGCDLITGQTSVKKRQELFGAFRRGEIDRLVVSKVANFSIDLPEASVAVQVSGAFGSRQEEAQRLGRLLRPKADGREAHFYTVVTRDTQDQDFAAHRQRFLAEQGYGYSIVDAEDLAGV; from the coding sequence GTGACCGACGGCCCCCTCATCGTCCAGAGCGACAAGTCCCTCCTCCTCGAGGTGGGGCATCCGAACGCGCCCGCGGCCCGTGCCGCGATCGCCCCCTTCGCGGAGCTCGAGCGCGCGCCCGAGCACATCCACACCTACCGCATCACGAGCCTCGGTCTCTGGAACGCGCGCGCCGCCGGCTACGACGCCGAGTCCGTGATCGCGGCACTCGTGGAGAACTCGCGCTACCCCGTGCCGCACGCGCTGCTCATCGACGTCGCCGACACGATGGACCGCTACGGGCGCCTGCAGCTGCAGTCCGATCCCGCGCACGGCCTCGTCCTGCACGCCCTCGACCGCGCCGTGCTCGAGGAGATCGTGCGCGCCAAGCGCGTCGCCGGCATGCTCGGCGAGCGCATCGACGAGGTGACCGTGGCCGTGCACCCGTCCGAGCGCGGCAACCTCAAGCAGGCGCTCGTGAAGCTCGGCTGGCCCGCCGAGGACCTCGCCGGCTATGTCGACGGCGAGCACCATCGCATCGAGCTGGTCGAGGACACGTGGTCGCTGCGCCCCTACCAGCGCCAGGCCGTCGAGGGCTTCCACCTCGGCGGCAGCGGGGTGGTCGTGCTCCCGTGCGGCGCCGGCAAGACCCTCGTCGGCGCGGGCGCGATGGCGCAGACCTCGCGGACCACGCTGATCCTCGTGACCAACACGGTCTCGGCGCGACAGTGGAAGGACGAGCTGATCCGCCGCACCTCGCTCACGGAGGACGAGATCGGCGAGTACTCCGGCACCAAGAAGGAGATCCGGCCGGTCACGATCGCGACCTACCAGGTGCTCACGACCAAGCGCAAGGGCGTGCACCCGCATCTCGAGCTCATGAGCGCGCGTGACTGGGGCCTCATCGTGTACGACGAGGTGCACCTGCTGCCCGCGCCCGTGTTCCGCATGACCGCGGACCTGCAGGCGCGGCGCCGGCTGGGCCTGACCGCGACCCTCGTGCGTGAGGACGGCCGCGAGGGCGAGGTGTTCTCCCTCATCGGCCCCAAGCGGTACGACGCCCCGTGGAAGGACATCGAGGCCCAGGGGTACATCGCCCCGGCGGTGTGCACGGAGGTGCGGGTCTCCCTGCCCGAGTCGGACCGCATGGTGCACGCGACCGCGGAGGCCGAGGACCGCCACCGCCTCGCTGCGACCCACCCGGCCAAGACCGCCGTCGTCGAGCAGCTCGCCGCGACCCATGCGGGCGAGCCGATGCTCGTGATCGGCCAGTACCTCGACCAGCTCGAGGAGATCTCCGAGCGCCTGGGCTGCGACCTCATCACGGGCCAGACCAGCGTGAAGAAGCGCCAGGAGCTGTTCGGGGCGTTCCGGCGCGGCGAGATCGACCGTCTGGTCGTCTCCAAGGTCGCGAACTTCTCGATCGACCTGCCGGAGGCCTCGGTCGCGGTGCAGGTCTCGGGTGCCTTCGGCTCCCGCCAGGAGGAGGCCCAGAGGCTCGGGCGGCTGCTGCGGCCCAAGGCCGACGGCCGTGAGGCGCACTTCTACACCGTCGTCACGCGCGACACCCAGGACCAGGACTTCGCGGCGCACCGGCAGCGGTTCCTCGCCGAGCAGGGGTACGGGTACTCGATCGTCGACGCCGAGGACCTCGCAGGGGTGTGA
- a CDS encoding response regulator transcription factor, protein MNADQDRDFEARLLVVDDEPNIRDLLATSLRFAGFEVFTASTGNEAIREATEHQPDLVVLDVMLPDMDGFTVTRRLRDRGEHYPILFLTARDETKDKVAGLTVGGDDYVTKPFSLEEVVARIRAVLRRTHGRTEEPSDSSLVVGDLRLDEDSHEVTRADSPIDLSPTEFKLLRYLMLNAGRVVSKTQILDHVWDYDWSGEVGIVESYISYLRRKIDVVGEPMIHTKRGIGYVLRAADSH, encoded by the coding sequence ATGAACGCTGACCAGGACCGGGACTTCGAGGCCCGCCTGCTCGTCGTGGACGACGAGCCCAACATCCGTGACCTGCTGGCCACGTCCCTGCGCTTCGCGGGCTTCGAGGTCTTCACGGCCTCGACGGGCAACGAGGCGATCCGCGAGGCCACCGAGCATCAGCCCGACCTCGTCGTGCTCGACGTGATGCTGCCCGACATGGACGGCTTCACCGTGACGCGTCGCCTGCGCGACCGCGGCGAGCACTACCCGATCCTGTTCCTGACCGCGCGCGACGAGACTAAGGACAAGGTCGCGGGTCTGACCGTCGGCGGCGACGACTACGTGACCAAGCCCTTCAGCCTCGAGGAGGTCGTGGCTCGCATCCGCGCCGTCCTGCGCCGCACCCACGGCCGCACCGAGGAGCCGAGCGACTCCTCGCTCGTCGTCGGGGACCTGCGCCTCGACGAGGACTCCCACGAGGTCACCCGGGCCGACTCCCCGATCGACCTCTCCCCCACCGAGTTCAAGCTCCTGCGCTATCTCATGCTGAATGCCGGGCGCGTCGTCTCCAAGACCCAGATCCTGGATCACGTGTGGGACTACGACTGGTCCGGCGAGGTCGGCATCGTCGAGTCCTACATCTCGTACCTGCGCCGCAAGATCGACGTCGTCGGGGAGCCGATGATCCACACCAAGCGCGGCATCGGCTACGTGCTGCGAGCAGCCGACTCGCACTGA
- a CDS encoding RNase H family protein, which produces MTIIAAADGSALGNPGPAGWAWYIDDSTWRAGGWPHGTNNMGELKAVLDLLEATAVDADEHLHVLCDSQYVINSVTKWMPGWKRKGWRKKDGKPVLNVDLLQAIDAALVGRSVEFEWVKGHAGHAMNEAADKRANAAATAFSRHQDPQVGPGYRGGGAVESRPAPSSVDAEERTGGPTTDAEERAGAPTTARTPGASGTSGAERVRGRGARASAADRGAPASGTDRGAPAPGADLFSLFDELDPVEQAASAPADPAEAPFEQVVAREQALLTDAVRSDPPSAALLLHPAFTEIGASGRTYDRDEILAHLAPVGHDVEASDFVADELAPDVVLLRFTTRGSGRGTVHRTSVWVRDGGQWLLRHHQGTPAEVA; this is translated from the coding sequence ATGACGATCATCGCGGCCGCCGACGGCTCGGCCCTTGGCAACCCCGGTCCCGCCGGCTGGGCCTGGTACATCGACGACTCGACCTGGCGCGCGGGCGGCTGGCCCCACGGGACCAACAACATGGGCGAGCTCAAGGCCGTGCTCGACCTGCTCGAGGCCACCGCCGTCGACGCCGACGAGCACCTGCACGTCCTGTGCGACTCGCAGTACGTGATCAACTCGGTGACGAAGTGGATGCCGGGCTGGAAACGCAAGGGCTGGCGCAAGAAGGACGGCAAGCCCGTGCTCAACGTGGACCTGCTGCAGGCGATCGACGCCGCCCTGGTCGGGCGCAGCGTCGAGTTCGAGTGGGTCAAGGGGCATGCCGGCCATGCGATGAACGAGGCCGCGGACAAGCGCGCCAACGCGGCGGCGACCGCCTTCTCCCGGCACCAGGATCCGCAGGTGGGCCCCGGCTACCGCGGCGGAGGCGCCGTCGAGAGCCGGCCGGCACCGAGCTCGGTGGACGCCGAGGAGCGCACGGGTGGGCCGACGACGGACGCCGAGGAGCGCGCGGGTGCGCCGACGACGGCGCGCACCCCGGGCGCCTCGGGCACGTCGGGTGCAGAGCGGGTGCGCGGCCGCGGCGCGCGTGCGTCGGCGGCCGATCGGGGCGCCCCTGCCTCGGGGACCGACAGGGGCGCCCCTGCCCCGGGGGCCGACCTGTTCTCCCTCTTCGACGAGCTGGATCCGGTCGAGCAGGCCGCCTCCGCACCGGCCGATCCCGCCGAGGCGCCGTTCGAGCAGGTCGTCGCACGCGAGCAGGCGCTCCTGACCGACGCGGTCCGCTCCGATCCGCCGTCGGCGGCGCTGCTCCTGCATCCCGCGTTCACCGAGATCGGCGCATCGGGGCGCACGTACGACCGCGACGAGATCCTCGCGCATCTCGCGCCCGTGGGTCATGACGTCGAGGCGAGCGACTTCGTCGCCGATGAGCTCGCGCCCGATGTCGTCCTGCTGCGCTTCACGACCCGCGGCAGCGGCCGCGGCACGGTGCACCGCACGTCGGTGTGGGTGCGCGACGGCGGGCAGTGGCTCCTGCGCCACCACCAGGGCACGCCCGCCGAGGTCGCATGA
- a CDS encoding OPT family oligopeptide transporter → MSASSTPSPTASAPARRSAVKELTIRGIVIGGIITLVFTAANVYLGLKVGLTFATSIPAAVISMAILRFFKDHSIVENNIVQTIASAAGTLSAIIFVLPGLVIVGWWSGFPYWTTAALCALGGILGVMYSIPLRRTLVTGSDLPYPEGVAAAEVLKVGDSHGAAEENRRGLHVILAGGLASAGMSLLSALRLTSSEISTAFRVGEGGTMFGASLSLALIGVGHLVGITVGIAMIVGMLVSYGVLLPIFSSGQLPASGDIADTVGGIFSSDVRFIGAGAIAIAAVWTLVKLIVPIVRGIMESLAASRTRRAGGQVDVTERDIPVGVVALVTVLSMVPIGFLLWDFIQGTPIAHNTFALIAISVVFILVLGLVIAAVCGYMAGLIGASNSPISGVGIVVAITAALLIRAVHGGDAHETAALVAFTLFVSAVVFGIATISNDNLQDLKTGQLVGATPWKQQVSLVIGVVFGSIVIPPVLQLMYTAFGFSGDPNAGPNALAAPQASLFSSLVKGVMGGDLQWNLIGIGALVGIGAIIVDEVLTRTTKSRKHRLALPPLAVGMGMYLPMSLTLIIPVGALLGMVYDRWANRTKNPERSKRLGVLMATGLIVGESLFGVLNAGIIAGTGKETPLAVVGDGFATAAQVLGALVFIAIVAALYRWVRAQARTTEVTVEQSRGR, encoded by the coding sequence ATGTCGGCCTCATCGACACCCTCCCCGACGGCGAGCGCGCCCGCCCGACGATCCGCCGTCAAAGAGCTGACGATCCGCGGCATCGTGATCGGCGGCATCATCACGCTGGTCTTCACCGCCGCGAACGTCTACCTGGGCCTCAAGGTCGGACTCACGTTCGCGACCTCGATCCCCGCCGCGGTCATCTCGATGGCGATCCTGCGGTTCTTCAAGGACCACAGCATCGTCGAGAACAACATTGTCCAGACCATCGCCTCGGCGGCCGGGACGCTCTCCGCGATCATCTTCGTGCTGCCCGGCCTCGTGATCGTCGGCTGGTGGAGCGGGTTCCCGTACTGGACCACGGCCGCGCTGTGCGCGCTCGGCGGCATCCTCGGCGTCATGTACTCGATCCCGCTACGACGCACGCTCGTCACCGGCTCCGACCTGCCCTACCCCGAGGGGGTCGCGGCCGCCGAGGTGCTCAAGGTCGGCGACTCGCACGGCGCGGCCGAGGAGAACCGACGCGGCCTGCATGTCATCCTCGCGGGCGGCCTCGCCTCGGCCGGCATGTCGCTGCTGTCGGCGCTGCGGCTCACGTCCTCGGAGATCTCCACCGCGTTCCGCGTCGGCGAGGGCGGCACGATGTTCGGGGCGAGCCTCTCCCTCGCGCTGATCGGCGTCGGCCACCTGGTCGGCATCACGGTCGGCATCGCGATGATCGTCGGCATGCTCGTCTCCTACGGCGTGCTGCTGCCGATCTTCTCCTCGGGACAGCTGCCCGCGAGCGGCGACATCGCCGACACGGTCGGCGGGATCTTCTCGTCCGACGTGCGCTTCATCGGCGCCGGGGCGATCGCGATCGCCGCCGTGTGGACGCTGGTCAAGCTCATCGTCCCGATCGTGCGCGGCATCATGGAGTCGCTCGCGGCGTCCCGCACCCGGCGCGCCGGCGGCCAGGTCGACGTCACCGAGCGCGACATCCCGGTCGGCGTGGTCGCGCTCGTCACCGTGCTCTCGATGGTTCCCATCGGCTTCCTGCTGTGGGACTTCATCCAGGGCACCCCGATCGCCCACAACACCTTCGCGCTCATCGCGATCTCGGTCGTGTTCATCCTCGTGCTGGGCCTCGTCATCGCCGCGGTGTGCGGGTACATGGCCGGCCTCATCGGCGCCTCGAACTCCCCGATCTCCGGGGTGGGCATCGTCGTGGCCATCACCGCGGCGCTGCTCATCCGCGCAGTGCACGGCGGCGACGCCCACGAGACCGCGGCGCTCGTCGCGTTCACGCTGTTCGTCTCCGCCGTCGTCTTCGGCATCGCGACGATCTCGAACGACAACCTCCAGGACCTCAAGACCGGCCAGCTGGTGGGGGCGACCCCGTGGAAGCAGCAGGTGAGCCTCGTGATCGGCGTCGTGTTCGGCTCGATCGTGATCCCGCCCGTGCTGCAGCTGATGTACACGGCCTTCGGCTTCTCGGGGGACCCGAACGCCGGGCCGAACGCGCTCGCGGCTCCCCAGGCGTCCCTGTTCTCGTCCCTCGTCAAGGGCGTCATGGGCGGCGACCTGCAGTGGAACCTGATCGGGATCGGCGCCCTCGTGGGCATCGGCGCGATCATCGTCGACGAGGTCCTGACCCGCACCACGAAGTCCCGCAAGCACCGCCTGGCGCTGCCGCCGCTCGCCGTGGGCATGGGCATGTACCTGCCGATGTCGCTCACGCTCATCATCCCGGTGGGCGCTCTGCTGGGCATGGTCTACGACCGCTGGGCGAACCGCACCAAGAACCCGGAGCGGTCCAAGCGGCTCGGCGTGCTCATGGCGACCGGCCTGATCGTCGGCGAGAGCCTCTTCGGCGTGCTCAACGCAGGCATCATCGCGGGCACGGGCAAGGAGACGCCGCTCGCCGTCGTGGGCGACGGCTTCGCGACCGCCGCGCAGGTGCTCGGCGCCCTCGTGTTCATCGCGATCGTCGCAGCGCTCTACCGCTGGGTGCGCGCCCAGGCCCGGACCACCGAGGTGACGGTCGAGCAGTCGCGAGGACGCTGA
- a CDS encoding IS3-like element ISPfr10 family transposase (programmed frameshift), which produces MSNSRKRHTPEQVVRKLGQADRMLADGSDIAAVCRELGISEQTYYRWRNQYGGLKADDAKRLRELEKQNATLKRLLAEAEMEKAALKELAEGGLLGPGRRRAAVSHLIRTLQVSERKACRLAGLSRSAYRRPLKGDTVADPDRALRDWLRAWAKKHPRYGYRRAYHDARGEGWAVNHKKIQRLWRAEGLRVPQRRRRKRVGSSTVDAPAAVAPNLVWAVDFQFDADERGCPIKICSIVDEHTRECIGGLVERSITADRLTAHLEELVAVRGAPGVLRSDNGPEFISDAMADWAGTRTGLFYIPPGSPWHNGYVESFNSRLRDECLNINSFYSLLHAQVVIGDWKTEYNHQRRHSSLGYLPPAEYARQCTHQIETDDSQSDRTE; this is translated from the exons ATGTCGAACAGCAGGAAGCGTCACACCCCGGAGCAGGTCGTCCGCAAGCTCGGGCAGGCCGACAGGATGCTCGCCGACGGCAGCGACATCGCCGCGGTGTGTCGGGAGCTTGGGATATCCGAGCAGACGTATTACCGGTGGCGTAACCAGTACGGCGGACTGAAGGCCGACGACGCGAAGCGCCTCAGGGAGCTGGAGAAGCAGAACGCCACGCTCAAGCGGTTGCTGGCCGAAGCGGAGATGGAGAAGGCTGCGCTCAAGGAGCTGGCCGAGGGAG GACTTCTAGGCCCGGGCAGGCGCCGCGCCGCCGTCTCGCACCTGATCAGGACACTGCAGGTGAGCGAGCGGAAGGCGTGCCGTCTGGCCGGGCTGAGCAGGTCCGCGTACCGTCGCCCGCTCAAGGGCGACACGGTCGCCGACCCTGATCGCGCGTTGCGAGACTGGCTGCGCGCGTGGGCGAAGAAGCATCCCCGCTACGGGTACCGGCGGGCGTATCACGACGCCCGGGGTGAGGGCTGGGCGGTCAACCACAAGAAGATCCAACGCCTCTGGCGAGCCGAAGGCCTCCGCGTCCCGCAGCGGCGACGCCGCAAGCGTGTCGGATCCTCGACCGTCGACGCCCCAGCGGCAGTCGCACCGAACCTCGTATGGGCGGTGGACTTCCAGTTCGACGCCGACGAGCGGGGCTGCCCGATCAAGATCTGCTCCATCGTCGACGAGCACACCCGCGAATGCATCGGCGGGCTCGTGGAGCGGTCGATCACCGCCGACCGGCTCACCGCCCACCTCGAAGAGCTCGTCGCCGTCCGCGGTGCACCGGGTGTGCTCCGCAGCGACAACGGGCCCGAGTTCATCAGCGACGCGATGGCCGACTGGGCGGGTACCCGCACCGGCCTGTTCTACATTCCGCCCGGCTCGCCCTGGCACAACGGATACGTCGAATCGTTCAACAGCCGCCTCCGCGACGAGTGCCTCAACATCAACAGCTTCTACTCACTGCTGCACGCCCAGGTCGTGATCGGCGACTGGAAGACCGAGTACAACCATCAGCGTCGGCACTCATCGCTCGGCTACCTACCCCCGGCCGAGTACGCTCGGCAGTGCACCCATCAAATCGAAACCGACGACTCACAGAGCGACCGGACCGAATGA
- a CDS encoding GntR family transcriptional regulator gives MHIPIDPASADPIYEQIRSGIAEAIARGDLAAGDALPSIRALARDLRVSVITTTRAYNELVADGLVASVQGKGVFVREQDPASVRARALDRLAGQLAEAARTARRGGIGPDALHELLSRAIEEDS, from the coding sequence ATGCACATTCCCATCGATCCGGCGTCCGCCGATCCGATCTACGAGCAGATCCGCTCCGGGATCGCCGAGGCGATCGCCCGGGGGGACCTCGCCGCCGGCGACGCCCTCCCGTCGATCCGGGCCCTTGCCCGCGATCTGCGCGTCAGCGTCATCACCACGACGCGCGCCTACAACGAGCTCGTCGCCGACGGGCTCGTGGCCTCGGTGCAGGGCAAGGGCGTGTTCGTTCGCGAACAGGATCCCGCCTCGGTGCGGGCCCGTGCGCTCGACCGTCTCGCCGGCCAGCTCGCCGAGGCCGCCCGCACGGCCCGGCGGGGCGGGATCGGCCCCGACGCCCTGCACGAACTGCTCTCCCGCGCCATCGAGGAGGACTCATGA
- a CDS encoding DUF4031 domain-containing protein has protein sequence MTVYADTPRWARYGMTWGHLISDTSLEELHALARRAGLPGRSFDLDHYDWEAGARRALAAAGTVFVGNGELTRILLASGLRIPAARRPDARRARAEDAARELGLGRTPLDLITGPLGHVDPLPERAGAFRVSRDDPARPPRVEAHDAAGRRAAAAFVEHADRLSHAAGRGAWIGQVLDVADGSGE, from the coding sequence ATGACCGTCTACGCCGACACGCCCCGCTGGGCGCGCTACGGCATGACCTGGGGGCATCTGATCTCCGACACCTCGCTCGAGGAGCTGCACGCCCTGGCTCGTCGGGCAGGTCTGCCCGGCCGCTCCTTCGACCTCGACCACTACGACTGGGAGGCGGGGGCGCGGAGGGCGCTCGCCGCCGCCGGCACGGTCTTCGTCGGCAATGGGGAGCTCACGCGGATCCTCCTGGCGAGCGGGCTGCGCATCCCCGCGGCACGGCGCCCCGACGCACGACGGGCGCGCGCCGAGGACGCCGCGCGGGAGCTGGGGCTCGGCCGCACGCCGCTCGACCTTATCACCGGGCCCCTCGGGCACGTCGATCCGCTGCCCGAGCGCGCGGGCGCGTTCCGGGTCAGTCGCGACGACCCCGCGCGACCCCCGCGAGTCGAGGCCCACGACGCGGCCGGGCGTCGCGCCGCCGCCGCGTTCGTGGAGCACGCCGATCGGCTCTCGCACGCGGCCGGGCGCGGCGCCTGGATCGGCCAGGTCCTCGACGTCGCCGACGGGTCCGGGGAGTGA
- a CDS encoding sensor histidine kinase, whose protein sequence is MPRRSLRPDRPVSLWTRVVGVISFVLVAGTVVTGALSLYLLHRTLLRSIDDDLHDATAQIVSAQPTALSPEDAPGDHSIAPVNFVVEYRGADGTTLGRVEQNDGQDMSRLTFPSWNRQQVIAQGGQAFTELDANQNRWRVVAVPDDDSAGTVFIALPLQNVDQTMYKMALLIVVVGTAVVLAGTTIGGWTAYRALEPLRDVEATAREIVGGDLSRRVPVSGTSQEVHDLAVSLNEMLVRIEDSFEAQSSSEAKATASEARMRRFVGDASHELRTPLAAIRGFGELYRMGALRTDEDVAQAMRRIEDEARRMGSLVENLLRLARLDDNPEPDLRPVDISDAIFDAAQDLRALDPDRRVMVTSLSGTPLTVQPHVPIGVLADEPSLRQVILNLVGNANRHTPKGSPVEIAAGLSREGTVLLEVRDHGEGIPREQREKVFERFYRTDESRQRSATQGGGAGLGLSIAATIVEQHKGRISIHQTPGGGATFRVELVAAEIAPEDVVMPDQARALGGGVSPDRPRGAASPERPRGTGSARDPER, encoded by the coding sequence GTGCCCCGCCGCAGCCTGCGCCCCGACCGACCCGTGTCCCTGTGGACACGGGTCGTCGGCGTCATCTCGTTCGTGCTCGTCGCCGGCACCGTCGTCACTGGCGCGCTCTCGCTGTACCTCCTGCATCGCACGCTCCTGAGGTCGATCGACGACGATCTCCACGATGCGACCGCCCAGATCGTGAGCGCCCAGCCCACGGCCCTCTCGCCCGAGGACGCCCCCGGCGACCACTCGATCGCCCCCGTGAACTTCGTGGTCGAGTACCGCGGCGCCGACGGCACGACGCTCGGCCGGGTCGAGCAGAACGACGGCCAGGACATGTCGCGCCTGACGTTCCCCTCCTGGAACCGTCAGCAGGTCATCGCGCAGGGCGGCCAGGCGTTCACGGAGCTCGACGCGAACCAGAACCGCTGGCGGGTCGTGGCGGTCCCGGACGACGACTCCGCCGGCACCGTGTTCATCGCGCTGCCGCTGCAGAACGTCGACCAGACGATGTACAAGATGGCGCTGCTCATCGTCGTGGTGGGCACGGCGGTGGTGCTCGCCGGCACGACCATCGGCGGCTGGACGGCCTATCGCGCTCTCGAGCCGCTCCGCGACGTCGAGGCGACGGCACGCGAGATCGTCGGCGGCGACCTGTCCCGGCGCGTCCCCGTGAGCGGCACGTCCCAGGAGGTGCACGATCTCGCTGTCTCCCTCAACGAGATGCTCGTGCGCATCGAGGACTCCTTCGAGGCGCAGTCGAGCTCGGAGGCGAAGGCCACGGCGTCGGAGGCGCGCATGCGGCGCTTCGTGGGCGACGCCTCCCACGAGCTGCGCACTCCGCTCGCGGCGATCCGCGGCTTCGGCGAGCTGTACCGGATGGGTGCGCTGCGGACCGACGAGGACGTGGCCCAGGCGATGCGGCGCATCGAGGACGAGGCGCGCCGGATGGGCTCGCTCGTGGAGAACCTGCTGCGGCTCGCGCGCCTGGACGACAACCCCGAGCCGGACCTGCGGCCGGTCGACATCTCCGACGCCATCTTCGACGCCGCGCAGGACCTGCGTGCCCTCGACCCGGACCGCCGGGTGATGGTGACGTCGCTGTCGGGGACGCCGCTGACCGTGCAGCCGCACGTGCCGATCGGGGTGCTCGCCGACGAGCCGTCGCTGCGCCAGGTCATCCTGAACCTGGTGGGCAACGCCAACCGCCACACCCCCAAGGGCTCCCCCGTCGAGATCGCGGCGGGCCTCTCCCGCGAGGGCACCGTGCTCCTCGAGGTGCGCGACCATGGCGAGGGCATCCCGCGCGAGCAGCGCGAGAAGGTGTTCGAGCGCTTCTACCGCACCGACGAGTCGCGCCAGCGCTCGGCCACCCAGGGCGGCGGCGCGGGGCTCGGCCTCTCGATCGCGGCGACGATCGTGGAGCAGCACAAGGGGCGCATCTCGATCCACCAGACACCCGGCGGCGGCGCGACGTTCCGCGTGGAGCTCGTGGCCGCCGAGATCGCTCCCGAGGACGTGGTGATGCCGGACCAGGCTCGCGCGCTCGGCGGGGGCGTCTCGCCGGACCGGCCGCGCGGGGCAGCCAGCCCGGAACGGCCCCGCGGCACGGGAAGCGCACGAGATCCGGAGCGCTGA
- a CDS encoding ATP-binding cassette domain-containing protein encodes MSTPAPAAVAPAIAVHALAVDLPRPRSWFRPPARILHDVSLTVPTGLVTAIVGTNGAGKTTLLDTVVGAHRPVHGHLQVLGAPMGGPEDALPREVGYVPDVPAAPRSWTCDDITKALRRIEPELDVRAFGRNLRRAHVDPGTPMARLSAGEATHVSLALAQARSPRLLILDEPFARLDPLAREQLVDDLRSFVATGEDRSVLLSTHDLIGMDRLVDHLVVLHEGHVVLDGDVEELLSTYLIVALDADGSAPPSVLRGARRTGETWEGLVAADDAAALPPTADLRSPVLAEIVTWTLREATR; translated from the coding sequence ATGAGCACGCCCGCTCCCGCCGCCGTCGCACCCGCGATCGCGGTGCACGCCCTCGCGGTCGATCTGCCGCGACCCCGTTCCTGGTTCCGACCCCCGGCACGGATACTCCACGACGTGTCGCTCACCGTGCCGACCGGTCTGGTGACCGCGATCGTCGGGACGAATGGGGCGGGCAAGACCACCCTGCTCGACACCGTCGTGGGCGCCCATCGCCCGGTCCACGGGCACCTGCAGGTGCTGGGTGCGCCGATGGGCGGTCCCGAGGACGCCCTGCCCCGCGAGGTCGGCTACGTGCCCGACGTGCCGGCCGCGCCCCGCTCCTGGACGTGCGACGACATCACCAAGGCGCTGCGGCGCATCGAGCCCGAGCTCGACGTGCGCGCCTTCGGACGCAACCTGCGCCGCGCCCACGTCGACCCCGGCACCCCGATGGCACGGCTCTCGGCCGGCGAGGCCACCCACGTCTCGCTCGCCCTCGCCCAGGCGAGGTCGCCGCGCCTGCTCATCCTCGACGAGCCCTTCGCCCGGCTCGACCCGCTCGCCCGCGAGCAGCTCGTGGACGACCTGCGGAGCTTCGTGGCCACGGGGGAGGACCGTTCGGTCCTCCTGTCCACGCACGACCTGATCGGCATGGACCGGCTCGTGGACCATCTCGTCGTCCTGCACGAGGGGCACGTGGTCCTCGACGGGGACGTCGAGGAGCTCCTCAGCACCTACCTGATCGTCGCCCTCGACGCCGATGGCTCGGCGCCGCCGTCGGTCCTCCGCGGCGCTCGCCGGACCGGAGAGACCTGGGAAGGGCTGGTCGCGGCCGACGACGCCGCGGCCCTGCCTCCGACCGCGGATCTGCGATCCCCGGTCCTCGCCGAGATCGTCACCTGGACCCTGAGGGAGGCCACCCGATGA
- a CDS encoding LapA family protein, with product MTTPPDDRRDPVSAPGTDPTATGPVASGPVGGAQPEPVAEPADRHGRRGRGEPDRDAQLAEQLQEEPAKNGSRTAGIWIALILGAIVLIALLIFVIQNNTRATFEYFTASFDLPLGVAMLLAAIAGALVMALVGSVRIIQLSFQLRRMRKSQNAVRHLVNGR from the coding sequence GTGACCACTCCCCCCGACGACCGTCGCGACCCCGTCTCCGCTCCCGGCACCGACCCGACCGCCACCGGCCCCGTCGCCTCGGGCCCCGTCGGCGGCGCCCAGCCCGAGCCCGTCGCGGAGCCCGCCGATCGACACGGCCGTCGCGGACGCGGCGAGCCGGACCGCGATGCCCAGCTCGCCGAGCAGCTCCAGGAGGAGCCGGCCAAGAACGGCTCCCGCACCGCCGGGATCTGGATCGCCCTGATCCTCGGCGCGATCGTGCTGATCGCCCTGCTGATCTTCGTCATCCAGAACAACACGCGCGCGACCTTCGAGTACTTCACCGCCTCGTTCGATCTGCCGCTCGGCGTCGCGATGCTGCTCGCGGCGATCGCGGGAGCGCTCGTGATGGCGCTCGTGGGCTCGGTCCGCATCATCCAGCTGTCCTTCCAGCTGCGTCGGATGCGCAAGAGCCAGAACGCGGTGCGGCACCTCGTCAACGGACGGTGA